AAATTTTAGCATAAATTATTCCCCCTCTTTATTAAACTTTACAATGATACCATTTTACCACACTTAAATCTTTTTTTAAATTTCTATTTTCAGTTATTTTCTCTAAATTCATATTATTTTCACAATTCACGCATATTGGACTTTTATTGGAACCATAAAGACCTTAATGGAAGGACTGAAATGGACCGAATTTTTAAGGATAAATTATAAATAAAGAGATACTAAAGTATTATCCATGTATATCCCTAAAATATAGACAATATGACCATTGTCATACCTCATATAGGGATGTACAATAAAGATGAAATAGAGATAAAACTAAATAATAAGTTTTTGGTTTTCTTTTGAGAAATTAAAAGGGAATGTGGTGAAAAACCACAGCAGCCCCCGCTACTGTAATAGTGGACAACTCTTAACAGCCACTGGTTAAAACCGGGAAGGCAAGAGGCGGAAGAAACTAGAGCCAGGAGACCTGCCTAAAACTTACTGTTAAAATTTTTCGGAGGGAAGAATTACAGAAGTATAATGGTAACATTGTGAGCCAATTTATAGAGTTCTACTTTGTGCTTTATAAAATTATCTCCTAAATGATTAACTGTTATCTGCTGTAATGACTTCGCTTAGAAGTCTTTTTATTTTTCAATTAGTTAAAATAGCACATATAAAACAAAGAAGGAAGGAATTTTTATGAATATCAAAAATTTTAAAAGACTACTATGGGTAAGCTTAGGAAGTTTAATATACGCTTTAGCTATAAATATCTTTATATCTCCACATAAATTATTAAGTGGAGGCATAGCCGGTATATCATTACTAGCTCAATATATGAGCAATATTCCCTCAGGTTATTGGGTATTCATATTAAATATACCTGTGTTTATATTAGGACTCAAAAAGATAGATAAAGATTTTATATTTTTTAGTTTAGTAGGAATGTTAACTATGTCTCTTTTCTTAGTACTAACAAAAGACATCTCTTCTTTGGTAACAATAGACGATCTAGTAATGTCAACCGTATTTGGTGCCGTACTAAGTGGCCTAGGCATGGGAATCATATTTAGAAATAGAGCTTCTCAAGGTGGAACAGACATAATAGCTGTAATCATAAGACAAAAAAACGGTGCTAAAATGTCCACATTATATTTTATACTAAATGGCCTAATAGTAGTTATGGGAGTATTTGCTACAAATTTAAAATTAACATTGTACACAGTATCTCTAATGTATATAAAATCTCTAGTAATTGATAAAGTTATAGAGGGGTTTGACCAAAAGAAAATAGTCATGATAGTTACTTCTAAAGCAGAACAAGTATCTCAAAAAATTATGAACAACATAGGCAGAGGTACCACTTATCTATATGGAGAAGGTGCTTATACTGGAGAAAAGAAAAAAATCATATATTGTCTATTAACAACTAAAGAATTAAATAATGTAAAAAAATTAGTAGATGAAATAGATAAAGAAGCTTTAATATCAATATCAGAAGCAGAAGAAATCAAAGGAAGAGGTTTCCTAAAACCTGCCCTATAAGCATAAATTGCAGGGCAATTTATGGCTTAAGTGTGCTAGTGTGCTAGTGGCTAGAGGACTAGAATTTAGTTGTAGTGGAGAGTTGAGAATTAATAATTAATAGTTAATAATGAAGGTGAATTTTTCTTCATCCCATTACGAAAAATTTGAAATTTAAGATAGCTAATATAATTTCACGTTGTGAAATTATATTAGCTATCTTTTTTGGCTTAACTTAAATCTTTTATTGGCGGTATTCAGTCTAAATACGTAGATATGGTCAAAAACTCTTAAAGGAGTTTTATTATAGTATTTAAAATCTAAAATCCAGTCCGTGCTTAAACTTTAAAAATTACTACTAAATCATTTAACGATTGGTAATTGGGACTAGAGACTAAAAGAAAGGCTACCCCTAAAAAATAATATAGTAAGCCTTTGCTTTTTTCTTACAATTAAATATGTTATAATATGTAATATATATATTTTTTTGTGGGAGGTAACTAATTATGTATGACCCATTTTATAACCCAATCGAAGAAATCCTTGGAAAAATATTTATAGGTGCTTTTTTAATTTTTCTTATTATAATATCAATTCTAGGAATCAAATATCCTAAAGACATATTTATGTTCCGTTTAAAATCAAAATTTAAATTTGGAGCCGAACCTAATGAAAATGCTATAAATTCTACAAAACTATTCTTTAAAATATTTCTTGTAATATGCTTAATATTTTTTTTACTATTAATATTTTTGTAAAAAATCAACTACTTTCTTTATAATTTATTTAATTTCTATATTTTCCTATTTGTATATAGAAGGAGGCCATTTACAGTGAACACATTAAAAAAACTTACGTATAGTAAGAAATTTATTATCTACTTTACTATATTGTATATTGCCATAATTGCTGGTTTAGCAGTGTGTAATATAAATCATATAGATGACTATAAAAACAAAACTCTAGGATATTTTTACAACATAACAACAGTGACTAAAAATAATGAAAAAATGTATAAATGGCATTTAGGTGTACCTAGTAGCAAAGATACGAGATATATAATACAAACATCAGCAAATGAAAAGGAACTTAGAGAGTTTAAGAACTCATTAGATGCTACAGACGAAAAAAAACATGGAATTTTATTAAAAATTTCATGTTTAATATATTTCATAATAAGTCTAATTATTGAATGCAATAATAAAAACATAAAAAATATGCAATTCTTAAAAGGATTTGATGTATCAGCTATAATGTTTATATTTATTATGATAATAGAAACATTCTTCCAACTAGATAGCTTATTAAGGAATGTACTAAATGCCTACAATTTAATACCCTAAAATAATATATTGTGACATAATAAATTGAAGAAAAATCTGATTTTAATTCCGTAATAAATGTATAATTGGGGACTGTTCACAATACGCCAAGAACTTCTAAATGTCTCACAGTTAAAGACCCTAAAGCTTTCAAACTCACTCGTTCCTCGTTCAAACATGAAAGCTTCTTAACGGTTCTTTAACTGTGAGACATAAGAAGTTCTAAGGCTAGTTCAATAGTCCCCAATTCTACATTTATTACTACATTAAAATCAGATTTTTAGTTTAATATGTTTATGGTTGGAGAGAAAAACCCTACTAAAGAATAATTTTCCTCCACTACGTTACGGAAAATCTTTAATTTATAAAACAAATAAAAAGGCTCCCATAATCTTTTTATGCGTAGCCTTTCGTTTAGGACTTAAATCCCGGTTATTAATAATATTTTCACTAATTGGGAGATACAATTAGTCACTTTAATTAGGTACTAGTAAATACATAATTATTAAAATAAAATATTAGATAAAATTTAATATATTTTGCCATAATGCATTAGCTTGTCTAAATTTTAGCTTTAATATTTAGACTATTGAGCTAGCCTTAGAAATTTTTTGTTTTCAAATTTCAATACCCGTTAAGAAGCTTTCATGTTTGAGCGCCGTTAGAAGCGAGTTTGAAAGCTTTAGGATATTAAAATTTGAAAACATTAGAATTTCTTGGCGTATTGCGAACAGTCTAATAAAATATATTTATTGTGGACTTAAAGACAGATTTTTCTTATTGCACTTACGTCACAATATTCTTTTATAATGGTGCTTCAGCCTTAGACTTCACTGTTTTTTTATAAGTTTTACTCTCAAATACCTCTTCCGACAAACTCTTTCTTAAAGATACCATAGACATTATCATGACAAATGCAAATGGAAAGGCTGCTACTATAGAAGCTGTTTGTATCATTTGGAGTCCACCAGCTAATAAAAATGCTATAGTTAATGCAGATTGCAGTATTCCCCAAGTAATCTTCTTAAAATTGCTAGGATTTAAACTTCCTTTACAACTCAACATACCTAAAACAAAAGTAGCAGAATCCGCTGAAGTTACAAAAAATGTACCCAAAAGACATATAGCTATAATTGAGATCAATTTTCCCAAAGGATAGGTATTAATAACAACAAAAAATGCAGTTTCTGCATTTTTTATGGCTGATAAAGCTATACTTTTATCTACCTGAAATCCCATAGTTCCGAATATAGCAAACCATAAAAAGCAAACTATAGAAGGTACGAGAAGCACTCCTAATAAAAATTCTTTTATAGTTCTTCCTTTAGAAATTCTAGCAATAAATATACCTACTGGTGGTGCCCAAGCTATCCACCAACCCCAGTAGAATATAGTCCATTTTTTATACCATTCTCCTTTTACAAATATATTATTATTACTTATTAAAAGATCTTTTGCATACACCCCTAATCCTTGGAATAGTTTTTTAAACATCTCTGATGTAGGGCCTACTATTACAACCAACACCACGAGTATAAGTGCCAATATTAAGTTTAAATTAGACAAACCCTGTATCCCTTTATCTAAACCTGAACATGAAGACATAATAAAGCAAACTGTAACTATACCTATTATAATCAATTGAGTAGTAATGCCCATTGGCACATTAAAAAGATGATTTAATCCTGAATTAATTTGAAGAGCTCCAAGTCCTAAAGAAGTTATAACTCCAGCTACTGTAGCAAATATAGTAAATATATCAATAACATTACCTATCCACCCAGAAGCTTTTTCTTCACCTATCAGTGGAATAAGCAAACTACTCATTAATGCCGGCTTCCCTTTTCTAAACTGAATATATGTTAATGCTAAAGCCAAAACCGCATAACAAGACCAAGCTGAAATACCCCAATGCAAAAATGATTTAGACATAGCAAATGTTTTTGCCTCTTCTGTAAAACCTTGAATATTATGAGGGTGAATGTAGTGATTCAATGGTTCTGCTACACCCCAAAAAATTAATCCTATACCCATTCCTGCACTAAATAACATGGCAAACCAAGACGTTAAACTATATTTAGGTTCATCTTCATCCTTACCTAATTTAATATTTCCATATTTACTAAATCCAATCCATATACAAAATACAAAAAAAGATATCATAACTAATATATAAAACCAGGAAAACTTATTTAATAAGAAATCCAATACCTTGTTATTAATATTTTCAAACCTACGTATATTAAAAAACGCATAAATTAATAAACATACTAAACTAATTAATGAAATATAAAAAACCTTATCTTCTTTTATTTTTTTAATCATACACTTCCCCTTTCTGACAACTTCATTTTTTTATCAGTTCGTTAGTTTTGACAACTTGATTATAACATAAGACATGTCAGTTGTAAAATTTTAGATTTTTCAAAATTTATTTTATTTTTACAATGAATTTTGATATAGTATATAATGTATGAGTATAAAATACCTTGTAAAGTGAGGAGAATTAAAATGACAAATATAGACTCTCCACGATATATTAGAATCGCCTTAGATCTAGCTTATAGAATATATTCAGGAGAATTTAAAGTTGGAGAAAAAGTGCGTGGGCGTTCAACCCTATCCAGTAAATACGGTGTATCACCTGAAACTATAAGACGTGCTATTTCCCTATTAAAAGATATGAATGTGGTAACTGTTTCTGAAAAAAGTGGAATATACATAAAATCTTACGAAAATGCATATTTATTTATTCAAAAATTTAATGATGAAAATAATTTAAAGCAATTAAGACAAAAAATTAAGGAACTTAAAGAAAAAAAGGATAAGATAGAAGTGGAACTTAACAAAAACCTAGATCTACTTTTAGAATATTCAATTCAGCTTGAAAAAGCCGACTCTTCTAATCACTATGAGATAGAAATTCCTAACGATTCACATATAGTAAATAAAACCATATGCGATACAGAATTTTGGAAACACACTAATGCCACTATAATAGCCATAGAGCGAAATAGTGAAATCTATGTATCTCCTGGCCCATATTTTATTTTTAAAGAAGGAGATATAATTAAATTTATATGTAATGAAGCTAACATTAATAAAGTAAGATCTTACATTGAAGTAACTGAATAAGCATAAATTGCTACGCAATTTATGGCTTAAGTGTACTCGTTGGCCAGTGTGCTAGAGGGCTAGTAAAGGATAATTTTTCTTTATTACATTACGAAAAATTTTACAATTTAAAAAAGATAACATAATTTCACAACGTGAAATTATGTTATCTTTTTTGGCTTAACTTAAATTTTTTATTGGCGATAGCCAGCGAAAATACTAAAACTAAAATTTATACAACCCTATGCCTCACGGCAAAATGAATTAAATTTTAGCTATTATGCTATTTTGATAAGTATCATATAACTTTTCGAAATGCTACGCCTAAAAAATATTATGAGCGCCCTCTTTTTTATAAATTAAAGATTTTCCATAGCACAGCGGAGGAAAATAATCCTTTAGTAGGCTTCTCCTCCCAAACCACATACATATTAAACTAAAAATCTGATTTTAATGTAGTAATAAATGTGGAATTTAGGACTATTGAACTAGCCCTAGAACTTCTTATGTCTTACAGTTAAAGACCCGTTAAGAAGCTTTCATGTTTGAACGAGGAACGAGTGAGTTTGAAAGCTTTAGGGAATTTAACTGTGGGACATTTAGAAGTTCTTGGCGTATTGTGAACAGTCCAAAATTACACATTTATTACGGAATTAAAATCAGATTTTTCTTCAATGTATTGCTTCACAATATTCTTACACTGTATCTCTAATTATCAGCTCTGGCTTAAAATAAATTTGTTTTTTTTCATCCATATGTTCTATAGTATTTATCAAAAGCTTACATGCTTCCTTTCCCATATGGTATATGGGTTGACCTATTGTAGTGAGCTCCGGCTGCACAAAGCTTGATATTCTTATATTGTCAAATCCTATTATAGAAATATCCTCTGGTATCCTATATCCTGCTCTTAATAAAACTTTCATGCCTCCTAAAGCCATGGCATCATTTCCATAGAATATAGCATCTACACTTACTTTAGATTTTAATATGCTTTGTGTAACCTTAATTCCTCCTTCTGTTGTAAAATCTCCTTCGAAAATAAGCTCGTCCTTATAGATATTTCTCTTAGTCATTGATTTTTTATATCCATCCAATCTTTTTTTTGACACACTTAATTCCATAGGACCTGTTACAAATGCTATACGTTTTTTCCCATTTTGTAATAGATAATCCACACCTTGTTCTACTCCCTCTTCATTAAGGCAATAAACTCCATTAAATTCTTCTACATTTTCCATGTATCTATCTACTAATACAAATGGCACATTATTATTTTTTAATATATTTATACTTTCTTCTTTGCCTACTCCAGTTAAAAATATTATGCCATCTACTAATTTACTTATTAAAAGCTTTATATACTGTTCTTCCTTATCATTTTTATTATCTGTATTACAAAATATTACATTGTAATTAAATTTATTAGCTACATCCTCTATGGCTCTAGCTATTTCTGAAAAAAATGGATTCTCTATATCGGGAAGAATTATACCTATGGTTTCTGTTTTTTTAGTACTTAAGCTTCTAGCTACAGAATTAGGTATATAATTTAATTCTTTTGCTGAATTAAATATCTTTTCCCTAGTACTTTCTGATACATTTATTTCTTTATTATTCAAAACCATAGATACAGTAGCCTTAGATACCCCTACTGCTTCTGCTATATCTTTCAAAGTTGTTTTTCTCATAATATCTCCTCAAATCCCTAGGGTGTTATATTTTTTCTATATTTTAACATCATCTTACTAAATCAAAGTGCCAGAATCAACTAGACATCCTATGAATAATCCAGGATTTATTTAATAAATCCTGGACTTTAAATACGTTCCTTTGCTTGTAAATTTCTACTAGCATAAATAATATTCATTTCTCAATTATATTTTACTTTTATTGCTTACTATGAGCAAGTATAATTTTATAAAATCAAATTAGGTACATGAAAATAAATAACAAGTCAAAGATGCTGGTATATTTTGTATCAGACAAGGAAGCAGGTTCCGCCGCTAGTAGAACTATCGTTGGGTTCTGCTGACGCAGTATGACGCAAAATAGACTAGCATACTAACTTGTTATTTATTTGAATGTGCTTACCTATAATTATTTAGCATTTTCTTTAGTTACTAACATAAGTTCAACTGGTATTAATTTTTTAACCTCTTCACCTTTTGAAGCTTTAACGGCATTTTCTATTGCTATTGAACCCATTAATTTTGGCTGCTGTGCTACTGTTGCTGTCATATCTCCAGCTTTAACTGCATTTATAGCATCTTGATTTCCGTCAAATCCTACAACTATAGCTGTTTTCTTAGCTGCTTTTAAAGCCTTTACTGCACCTAGTGCCATTTCATCATTGTGAGCAAATATAGCATCTATTTGTGGTTGAGCTTGAATTATGTTTTCCATAACAGATAAACCCTTTTGTCTATCAAAATCTGCTGCTTGTTTAGCAACTAAGTTTATTTTCTTATCTTTATCAGCTATATTGTGGAATCCCTTACCTCTATCTCTTGTAGCTGAAGCTCCTGGTATCCCTTCAAGTTCTACTGCTTTAACTGCTGATTTATCCTTTAACTGATCTGCTATAAATTTAGCCGCCATTTCTCCACCTTTAACGTTATCAGATTCTATGTGAGATGCAACTTCTCCACCATTTGACTTTCTGTCAACTGTTATAACAGGTATTTTTTGATCATTAGCTGCTTGAACTGCATTTGCCACAGCATCACTATCTGTAGGGTTTATTATTATAGCAGAAACCCCTTGTTGAACTAAATCTTCAACATTTGATCTTTCTGTATCCGCTGAATCCTGAGAATTTAAAACTACTATTTCATATCCTAATTCTTTAGCTTTGGCTTCTGCTCCTTCTTTCATGCTTACAAAGAATGGATTGTTTAAAGTGGATAATACCATTCCTATTTTCTTATTTTCCTTCTTAGTCTCTCCAGCTTTTTGTCCACACCCTGCCATTAATCCAGTTGTCAAAGCTAATGATGCTAAAATTGATAAAACTCTCATTTTTCTTTTCATACGTTAGCCCTCCTATTTTTCTTTTTTATATTAATTAAAATTAATCTGAATACAATTTTTCCCATGCTAATCTTTATTAATTTATTCTTATAATACATTATCTTACAAATTGTGTATACGCAGTTATTTCTCATTTATAAAACATAGGAGACTTCTGCTAGCTACACTAAAAACCTTAGAATAGAATATATTCATAAAATAGAATTTCAACTTATTATTTCTTTCCGCTGTTTACTTTTCTGTCCATAAGTACTGCTAACAATATTACAATACCTTTTACAATGGACTGATAGAATGGTGAAACATTCATAAGGTTTAATCCGTTATTTAATACTCCTATTATTAAAGCACCTATTATAGTTCCTGTTACTGTTCCTTCTCCACCTGCAAGACTTGTTCCACCAAGTACTACTGCTGCTATAGCATCTAGTTCAAATCCTGAACCTGCATTTGGTGAAGCTGAACCTATTCTACTTGTTACTATAATTCCACTTAAAGCTGCAGCTATACCTGATATTACATAAACCATATTCTTAATTTTTGTTGTGTTTATTCCTGATAATCTTGCTGAATCTTCATTACCGCCTAGTGCATATAAATATCTTCCATATCTAGTTTGGCTTAAAATATAGAATGCTATTACAAATACTACTATAGTAAATATTACTGGTATTGGAATTTGATCTAATAATCTACCATTACCTATAAAACCAAAGCTTTTTCCTAAACCTGATATAGGTTTTCCATTAGTAAATACATAAGTTACCCCTCTAAATATTGTCATAGTAGCAAGAGTTGCTATAAACGCTTGTATTTTTCCTCTTGAAATAATTATTCCATTAACTAATCCTACTACTGCACCTAATGCTAGTGCCGCAACCACTGCTAAA
The DNA window shown above is from Haloimpatiens massiliensis and carries:
- a CDS encoding YitT family protein, which translates into the protein MNIKNFKRLLWVSLGSLIYALAINIFISPHKLLSGGIAGISLLAQYMSNIPSGYWVFILNIPVFILGLKKIDKDFIFFSLVGMLTMSLFLVLTKDISSLVTIDDLVMSTVFGAVLSGLGMGIIFRNRASQGGTDIIAVIIRQKNGAKMSTLYFILNGLIVVMGVFATNLKLTLYTVSLMYIKSLVIDKVIEGFDQKKIVMIVTSKAEQVSQKIMNNIGRGTTYLYGEGAYTGEKKKIIYCLLTTKELNNVKKLVDEIDKEALISISEAEEIKGRGFLKPAL
- the rbsB gene encoding ribose ABC transporter substrate-binding protein RbsB, which produces MKRKMRVLSILASLALTTGLMAGCGQKAGETKKENKKIGMVLSTLNNPFFVSMKEGAEAKAKELGYEIVVLNSQDSADTERSNVEDLVQQGVSAIIINPTDSDAVANAVQAANDQKIPVITVDRKSNGGEVASHIESDNVKGGEMAAKFIADQLKDKSAVKAVELEGIPGASATRDRGKGFHNIADKDKKINLVAKQAADFDRQKGLSVMENIIQAQPQIDAIFAHNDEMALGAVKALKAAKKTAIVVGFDGNQDAINAVKAGDMTATVAQQPKLMGSIAIENAVKASKGEEVKKLIPVELMLVTKENAK
- a CDS encoding BCCT family transporter, translated to MIKKIKEDKVFYISLISLVCLLIYAFFNIRRFENINNKVLDFLLNKFSWFYILVMISFFVFCIWIGFSKYGNIKLGKDEDEPKYSLTSWFAMLFSAGMGIGLIFWGVAEPLNHYIHPHNIQGFTEEAKTFAMSKSFLHWGISAWSCYAVLALALTYIQFRKGKPALMSSLLIPLIGEEKASGWIGNVIDIFTIFATVAGVITSLGLGALQINSGLNHLFNVPMGITTQLIIIGIVTVCFIMSSCSGLDKGIQGLSNLNLILALILVVLVVIVGPTSEMFKKLFQGLGVYAKDLLISNNNIFVKGEWYKKWTIFYWGWWIAWAPPVGIFIARISKGRTIKEFLLGVLLVPSIVCFLWFAIFGTMGFQVDKSIALSAIKNAETAFFVVINTYPLGKLISIIAICLLGTFFVTSADSATFVLGMLSCKGSLNPSNFKKITWGILQSALTIAFLLAGGLQMIQTASIVAAFPFAFVMIMSMVSLRKSLSEEVFESKTYKKTVKSKAEAPL
- a CDS encoding ABC transporter permease subunit; the encoded protein is MKSNVKNTLIKYKSLVVFLILCVAIAIIEPRFLSVSNIRNVFTQVSVNAILAIGMTFVILTGGIDLSVGSILAISGAVAAVIIKSTGNVFLAVVAALALGAVVGLVNGIIISRGKIQAFIATLATMTIFRGVTYVFTNGKPISGLGKSFGFIGNGRLLDQIPIPVIFTIVVFVIAFYILSQTRYGRYLYALGGNEDSARLSGINTTKIKNMVYVISGIAAALSGIIVTSRIGSASPNAGSGFELDAIAAVVLGGTSLAGGEGTVTGTIIGALIIGVLNNGLNLMNVSPFYQSIVKGIVILLAVLMDRKVNSGKK
- a CDS encoding LacI family DNA-binding transcriptional regulator, whose translation is MRKTTLKDIAEAVGVSKATVSMVLNNKEINVSESTREKIFNSAKELNYIPNSVARSLSTKKTETIGIILPDIENPFFSEIARAIEDVANKFNYNVIFCNTDNKNDKEEQYIKLLISKLVDGIIFLTGVGKEESINILKNNNVPFVLVDRYMENVEEFNGVYCLNEEGVEQGVDYLLQNGKKRIAFVTGPMELSVSKKRLDGYKKSMTKRNIYKDELIFEGDFTTEGGIKVTQSILKSKVSVDAIFYGNDAMALGGMKVLLRAGYRIPEDISIIGFDNIRISSFVQPELTTIGQPIYHMGKEACKLLINTIEHMDEKKQIYFKPELIIRDTV
- a CDS encoding TrkA C-terminal domain-containing protein produces the protein MTNIDSPRYIRIALDLAYRIYSGEFKVGEKVRGRSTLSSKYGVSPETIRRAISLLKDMNVVTVSEKSGIYIKSYENAYLFIQKFNDENNLKQLRQKIKELKEKKDKIEVELNKNLDLLLEYSIQLEKADSSNHYEIEIPNDSHIVNKTICDTEFWKHTNATIIAIERNSEIYVSPGPYFIFKEGDIIKFICNEANINKVRSYIEVTE